Genomic DNA from Jejubacter calystegiae:
CTCTATATTCGAGCGGCCAGATATCAGGCTCAGCAAACTGAATCGTCCCGTCTGCTGCGTAATATGCGTGATTTGACGCGCACTGATATTTGATGCGGCTGTCGAGAGTCTGGGCAGTTAAATCAATATCGCTCAAATCAGCGCCGCCGCCAGCACCGGCCGAAATATTGCCCAGAACTGGCGCACTTGGGATGTATAGACCACGCATACAGAATAATCCTCTGGATTGCTGGGATACAGCCTCGGTAATTTCGAAACCGCACCATCAAAAACTTACATAAAACTCTGCGATGGCCAATTATTCGCTGACCGTTACAGGATTTTATAAACCATTCATTCCTGAATCCCCTCGGGAGGAGGCTGAGGGATGGCCGCCCGTAGGACTTTATTTGCCTGTTCGTTCATTACGCTGCTCCCTGCATGATTGCGACCATGTCGGGGTCCATCTGGTCAATTAGGTTCTGCCGGGTGGTTTCAAGCATGTTCTTCCTACCACCGACACCCCAGCGATTCATCTTGCGAGCACACTCGCTTACCTCCTGCTTTTCATTCGTGATCAGCAAGTCGAGTCTGTTAAGCATGGTCATGCTGGATATTCCGTTTAGCACAGCCTCACGGAATGTCTCGTATACCCGAATTTCAAAGGCAGGATTCAGCCAGGCTGCATAGCGAATAGCGATTAGCTCAAGCCCCCAAATGCCTGATTCAATGCCACCCTTAATGATTTTTACCGAAGCCCTTTTTTGGGCTTTGGTTAATGATTCGGCAAATCGCCCAATTTGAGAGCTACGCATGAATTTACTTGGTCGCTGCGCTTCTGTGGCCTCGCCTTTCAATACTGCTGCTGCGTGTAGATCATTCAGGTTGTAGCGCCCTTCTTCATCTACTCGAACAGATACGCCATTAACAATTACGGTTGGATATTGCATGGTGATTACCTTCAAAAAAGAGACCTCTGCTCACCAGAACGGCCATACCCGAGCGCACCATGCTGCGATGGCGTTCTCAGAGGTCGCTTTTGTGAATGGTCTCGGGGTTGGAATGCGCGGTGAGTGCGCGGTGAAATTCAGATACAAAAAAGCCCCGGCTAACCGAGGCTTGTTATTTGAGGCACTGAGTCCTGATGTAGTCCTGCAACCCGCCAATCTGAGCCGTTGCCGTCTCTAACTGGCGTCTGAGGGTGTAATAATCCTGTCGAGCGTCTGGAGATAGTTCGGCGGCTCCTGCATTAGCCATGCCGGGGGAGGAGGTGGTGCCGGGCAATCTGTCAGGGCAGCTTGCTTTGACGCGCAGCCGGACAGCACCAGAATCAACCCTGTCACGCAGAGAGGCAATCTCATCGTCTTTCGCCTTGAGTTGTTTTGTGTAGCGTTCATCAATTTCCGCCACCCCTTTCTGAGCGGCAACCAGACCGTTAATCTGAGCCTGTCGGGTCTTTGCCAGGCTCTCAGCAGCGTTAGCCCTGCTCCGTTCTTCCGTGTACTTGCCGTGATAGTGGCTTGCGAGAGCAAATGCTGTGATTACGATGGCTGACAGTAACGCCCAGAATGCGACCTTTGTTTTAGATATCATCCGCACCTGCCGCCAGGCACATTGAACGCTCCATCTCTCGCCTGTTCTGTAGACCCTTCCATTTCACCCCGCCTGCATAGACCCACCGGCGCATTTCTTCACATGCTCCCACCTGGTCACCGGCGTTCAGTTTCTTAAGCATCGTCGATTTCGAGAATGCACCTGTTCCAACGTTATAAGCGAAGCTGTACAGGGCCGCCCGCTGGTATTCGTTAAGCGGCACTTTCACCTGAGCATCAACAGAGCGCTTCACCGGTTGCAGGTCTTTCCATAGCAGGCGATCGCACTCAGTATCCGTGTACGCCTTGCCAATTACGATGTCTTTCCCGGTGTGACCGTCGCATACCGTCCATACCCCAGCGACGTCTTTGTACGCCTCGTACTTTCGACCCTCAACGCCATCTTTGCCGCCGAGGAATAGCGTGGCAATACCAATCGCCCCAGCGCCAGCGGCGCTAATGAGCTTTCTCTTCAGTGAAGGGCTGAATGCCATGTTAATCCTCGTCTTCGATGTTATTCATGTTGAGCCAGCGCTGATATGCCTGAATTTTTGCCAGGGTGCTTTTGCGCTTGTAGTACCAGTTGATAGCGAACGTCAGGAGTGCAACGAAAATACCGGCAATGACGCCGATAGCACTCCATTCATCCGGGCTTAACCGGGTTAAGAGACCATTGGCAACAGTACCAGCCGAGGCTCCATAAGCCGCGCCAGATGCTAGTTTGCTCATATGTTTCATTCTCACCTCCGAGCGGATCGGGGTGCTGTCGTGTAGTTAAAAGAAGGCCGTCAGACACGAGGGGAAAAGGTTTATCTAGAGGGTTATGTCTGCGGCCAAATTCAGGTTTGTGATGTAAATCACTAAAAATAACTTGTACCGATTTTCGGTACATAGTATTATTCATTTCAAGGAGAGGGGGAATACACCAACTCTCAACAGTCAAAAGGATAATGAAATGACTAAGTCAGAAATTTTTGAAAGGGCATGGAAACTCTCTCGCCGAGGTGCAAAAAATTTCGGAGGAAATGCAAAGCAGTATTTCCCGGAAGCGCTGAAGGCAGTTTTCGAATCAATAAAGGTTGAAGCAAGAATAAACCACGATCGTCGTGAGGCCCTTAGTTCGAAAAGAAAATACACCAGAGATGAAGCGGTCGAAATCTTAGGTTATCAGGCAGACTACAACTTGATGATGTGGCTCAGAACAGGTCGACAGTATCGGCTGGATGCTCACAATGAGCAGATCGAACTTATACAAACGGTATCAGCGCTTTCCGACAACGCTGTGCTCCTGAATCATGGCGGCGGCCACAATGTATACATTTACAGAGACTGAGGTAAATCATGGATAATGACGAAAAAGTAGAGCTGATCAATCAGCTCGGGACCCTGATGTATGGAACGCACTGGAAATCTGAAATTGCCCAAAAATTCATGATAAACGACAGGTCTGTGCGCCAGTGGGCCAATGGCGAGCGCACAATCCCAGATGGAGTTATCAGAGCCATGCTATCTCTATGTCACTCAGAAGCGCACAGGATTATTACTCAATCAACAGAAATTGCCAAATACCTGAAAGGCGCACCAGGGTACGAGAGGATTATGTGGCCAGCCACCCGCGTTCCCAATCTTTCCGATATCAGGTATGACCTGAAAAATTTTAAATTCGAATGGTACGACATAGACGGAAAACGGTTTTGCGTAGTTGAAAATGGCATGGTCATTGATATTTATGGCAATGAGACGGAGTTGCCATACGGCATCACCGATGAGTCGCTAAAAGCCGCCAGGGACGCAGACTACGAGTACCGCATGAAAAAAGGCGGAGGAGTTGACTGATATGGACAACAAACAACTCACAATCAACCTCAAACTGATAGCCGGAGCTATTGGAATTATGAACAGGCACAGCATATCGGAGATTATCTCCACGGGCGGAGTGCCATGCTCAAAAAGTCGCGCTGACGCAATTATTCGAGGCGCCGGTGCAACAAAAAACGCAACAGGTAACTCTGATTTGGCAGGCTCTCGCACAAACAGAGCGGCGACAGTAACGCCGGAGGAGTTCAACGCATTTTGCCTTGGCCTTAAACCATTTCTTGACTCAATCGACAGATAGTTGTATGTCTGTATTGTTCCCTGCGTTAGTAGGGCTGAACCGTATTTAAAGTGAGGTTTGAATCTCATGGCTAGCGTTCCCCACTTCGGTGGGGATTTTCATTTCTGCCGCAAAAAGGCCCGCCGAAGCAAGCCTGAATAATTGGTGCATCACCACAGAGAAGAGCACTGACAGGCGTTGCCACACTCAATGACGCGTTTCACCATCGCTATTCCGGGCCATTGAATGCCGTTCCGACTAATGCTCTTTTCTGTGATGCGCCCCGTTTCGTGGGGCTAACGACTGGCGATCTCCGACATCGCACAATGCTCTCATGAGTGGGCGCCCGTTATTAATCACAGCGGGCCACTGCGCCGAATTCGTTGACGAGGAATCGGAAGACCTCGCTGGTGTTTGGCCGTTAGGCTACTGCCAGGAATTGTTCATCGTTTGCATTTGTCTTTAGATGATAAAAACAGCCGCTAACTATGACGAAAACTGGAAAAGGCACCTGATAATTGCTGCAACAATTAACCGCCACGGGTTAGGTTATGAGCCTGTCGTAGGGAGATGCCCTTGCCAGATTTCGCCAATAAAAAAGCCGCCGCAGCAACTTAAGAGTCACTAACGGCAGCTTACCTTTATATTATGGGTAAATAGGTAAAAGCGGTCAAGAGGTTTTATGCAACATGTTTAATTTTCTCTACCCGTTTGCGATTTTTAAAAGCAGATTGCAGCGGATAGTGCAATAAATACAAGCTTGCATTCAGTATCTGGGCGACCTCTTTCCGACATGTTTCCTCGGATGGTTTTCGCCATCCCTCCCCTCTCCTTCCCCTGTCTATTTTGCGTGGCTTTGCAGTCTTGTGATAATAAGATGCAATTGCTCTCTTTGATGCACCACAAGAGTAGTAGCTAAGCAGAATGCCAAGGGCCTTTTTGTCAATGCACATAACGGAATCTACGACCTGAGAAATCAACATTCCGTCATCGTCATTACACATCGGCCTTGTCATTATCCGGGATGGCTCGACGCTTTCCATAAATCTGGATATCATGCTTCCCCTGCGTTTCTCCAGGCGCCCTGAATACACCCATGCCCCCCATAGCTCAAGCCATCCGTTAATCCAGTCGTGTTGCTCTTTGGTTAGCTCAAGTTCTCCAACGCTCACGCAGCACCTCCCGGCTTGTTCATGTTGTTCCGGTTTACCAACTCTCTGATCCGCTCGTTGTTGCCGTCAATGATTGCTGAATAGCGCTGATTGGCTTCCTGGAGGCGTTCTATCTCCGCAATATCCTTTTCACGCTGCGCCCGTCGACTTTCTATGCTCGTTACGCTCATACCGCCTCCGATTCATGTCGATGCTTACCGCGCTTGCCGAATACCGCCATCAGCCGACCATTTACCACCGCATGGCTCTGGGCCTCTCTGTCTCTCGCGTATTTGCTGACTGTGTGTCTGTCACATCCCAGACGCTCAGCAACTGCTTTCACGCTACCCCGTGATGATTCGAGCAACTCAGGGATTGTGATGAAGTGCCTCATGCCGCCTCCAGTTCAGTGATTTTTATTCCAACCCTGCCACCAGGCACTTTTTCTCCACGAATTACGCGAATGTCATCAAACTGTTCGTCATCCTCCGCAAACCCGGCGTGGACGAGAGAATCCAGGAGGCTCTTGAGAATGTTGTCGATATCTCGGCGTCTGTTATCTGGAGCGTTTGCGATGATTTTTATTCGGAGGCGGGAGTTGGTGTATATGTCAAGGTCTTGGTCAAAAATTATTTGCTGCACTATTTTTCTGTATTCTTGCCCTTTTTTGCTGATGAAATATTGCGGTCCTTTCCGTCTCCAGTAGTTATTAACAGACGGCGGGTACGGTAGAACAAACTGATATTCATTCATGTCTTTATCAGCCCCTCCTTAATCCAGATGGCCTGCGTCCTGAGCACACCCTCAGCATGCATCAGCCTCAATTCATCATGAGTGAACGGCGTCTTTATCCGGCCATCTACAGCATCGTGACAGCAGTTACACCCGATGGCGCCCTGAGTGTCGTCCGGCTTGCATCCAACACCACAGGTTCCAGACATCCGGTAGTGAGTCAGTACAGATGTTTCAGGGTTTCCGTTGCACACTCCGGGTATTCGAATCTGGCATTCTCTACCCCTGGCTGCTTTGCGAAGATTTGCCATCCTCCACCTCCACCATCGCAAAATTCGGGTCGCACATCTCAGACTCGCAGAATCCACAGCAATACGTTTCATCTGCCCTCAATTCGTCATCGCATACAACGCATCTGACGCTGTTACGCTCGTATTGTTGAGCCTGTTCATGGGTTAGCATCTCTGCCTCCTGGTTCTCATCCTGTCCCATTTCGCACGCAGCAGGCCGTAGACGTAATCGAACGTCTGGACTTCGCTGGCGGTTGGAATTGGTTTGGGTTTATTGCGGGAGAGTTTGGTGGGTCGGAATATCGTGTTGTCTATGGCTATCTGGGCTGGGCTTCGCCGCCGCTTCATGCGTTTTGCCTCCGTTGCAGTTCTCGATACTCGCAATTCTCTGGAATGGTCAGTTCTATCCCCATCGAGAAACACCATTCTTCAACCTGTTGCAGGTAGTAGTGCATGTCTCCGGTGTCCAGTTCTGACGTCTTCTTCAATTCCCATCTGGTTTCAACCTCCCCGGTTTTCAGGTCGGTGTCTTCGACCTCGCGATATCCGAGGAACGTCTTTTTCAGGTTCCGTTTAACCCACTCCGGAGTACAGTAGTCTCTGCCGGTGGCAACCAGTTGCTTGCTGATTTCGGCATACCACATGTGACTGAGTGAGTTTTGAGGGATTGAGCGTTTGGCGCGGTACTCTGACATTTCGATACGCCAGCGCTTACCAGTAGATATTTTCTCTTTGAGGACTGACCAGAATTGCGATTTATTCGTTTCGTGCAGAATGAACTCCTGCATTGTTGCCTCCTCAGTGGATTTGCTCGCCCTCTGTCAACTTGAGGCGCATGGTTCCATCTTCCCACTCATGCAGGTATTCCGATTTTTTATGTACGTGCATATAACCACGCATGTAACTCAGACAATAATTCTCAGGGCTTTCACCACATTTCCGTAGCGCCTCAATGGCGTCACAAAATAATTTCTCTGCTTTGCTCTTTCTCATGATTATTTATCCCTTAATCCGGTTCCTTCCCATAACTGTTTCTCAATGACTTGAAGCGTGGTTAAAGCGTTATATGATGCGTCTTTGGAATGCTCGGTTCCGTCATCGACGATTGCTAACAACTGCTGCTTCATGTTGACGGCGTTAACCAGGGCGTCGCATATCAGTCGATACTGTCGGCGGGATAGTGTGATTGTTCGTTGCGCCATATCACTCACTCCTTACCTTTAGTCCGGCTGCGCGAATTACCTTTTCGCATTCTTCAATGCCAGTATTTCGCCCCATGTCCCAGTCGCACAGGTCAGGGATGTTTTCGTCCTCGATAATCCCCTTCTCAGGCATAACTATCTCTATAGACTCCCTGCTCGCCTGCCACATTATCCTCGTAAGTTGGCTGCTTCCATCCGCAATGGCAGTCCTGAAGCTCTCCGCTACCACCCTCCAGGTATTCACCACATTCCGGGCAGTAAAGCAGCGGCATGCCGTATGTCTCCAGCAGGTGACGCACGCGTCGAACACGATCTAAGGTTATGATTGCCATCACTTAGCCTCCACCTTGATGCCTACGGCGGTAAGTGTTTGTTCGACTTGTTCCTGATAACCCTGACCGCCAGCACTAACAGATTCATGGTGACGGTGTTGCACAGCATCTTTTCCACTTTCCCCTCCATTAACCGTGTCAATAATCTGGTTCATCCTGTATTGCATATCCCGATTGATAATCTTTTGTAGAACCCTGTCTCTGGGGTAATGTGGTTCTTTTGGGCGATGCTTGAATTTCTCGCGCATTGGCAGTGAAGATGACCTGTAATATTTTTTAAATCTTGCGCGGCTTTCAGCAACGTCTGACTTAAATAGTTCTCTGTGCGTTGACATATTCCCCTCCATTAAAAAGGCCCGCTTTTGCGAGCCTGTTAAGGTGTGCTCCAGTTATCTTCAATTGCCACTCCGAGCCTGTGAAGCCAGTCGGCAAGTTTCAGCATTGACTCCCGCTCGCTTAAACCAGATGGAAAATCATCGAGCGCTACTGAAATATCAATATGGCCGTAACCGTCTCGGGATATTGTCAGGTATTGCTCCAGGGTAGTTCTTTGCGCTGAACTGTGATGGCTCAGCAGGTATTTTGTTGTTTCCGTCCGCTCTTTCGGGTCGTGCGTATATTCTGTAACAACCATCTTGCTGCGCCGGTTATCGGCAATGAGCCTACGGATGAAACTCATACAGCACTCCTTGCTGCTGCCAGACAGCGGTTAAACAGCGCGGTTAGCTCGTTAGTGCATCCGAATTTCATTGGTTTATTCAGAACTGTTCCGGTAGTTGCGCCATGCTGAATAGCCACGGCTCGGCTCTCGAAATAGATAAACCGCCCGCCCGTTCTGGTGCGCCAGAGATATCCTCGCTCCGCCAGCCTGCTCAATGACGATGTAAGAGACGACCTGCTGATTCTGGTATGTCTCTGCAATTCGGCCAGGCCGCTTCCGGGATTCTCGGTGATGAATTTGATGATGGTTTCGTAGTTGTTCATGAGCGGTCCTCCAGAACGCCATTCAGTACGCCGATGGTGTACAGCAGCCAGACAAACGATATGCCCAGGGGTTTGATGCGCTCGTAGTGCTTGAGCAGAATCGGGCGGCTCAGTTTGTCTTTGTTGACGCTGGTATTATCGGCAAAAGCCTTCTTCACCTCGTTCAGTGCTTCCCTTGCACAGCAGCGCAGGGCATTTCTCATTTCCGGTGTCATGCTCTGTTCCCCCTGTAGCTATCCCACGTGAATGCCAGCGTGCATCCGCCTCCGTCGTTCATGCGGTCTATCACCCGCTCACCGATGAACGCGGATAGCTCCTCTTTGCTCTGGTTGCTAATCAGAATCGTGGGGCGCATGCGTTCGTAACGGGTGTTGATGATTTCGAACATGATTAGCTTCTCAGCTTCGCTACCGAACTGGACGCCGACTTCATCGATAATCAGCAGGTCTGGCCGGGTGAACTGGCGGATAACATCGTCTTCGGAGCGAGTTGCGCTTTTCGACCAGGTTGCCTTGTACTCGCGGGCAATTTTCAGGGCAGTAGTGAATACCGCCGTGCTCTGGTGCTTCTCGATGACGTGCTGTGCAATAGCCAACGCCAGGTGATTCTTGCCAGTACCAGGCTTACCACACATAACCAGTCCGCCGCCGCGCTTGAGGCGATCAGGCCACTTTGAGGCGTATGCCTGACACACCCTGAGTGCCTTTTTCGCGTCATCACAACCAGGAACGTAGTTATCCAGAGTGCAATCAGCGAATCGCTCAGGAACGCGAAAATCCAACTTCAGGCGCTCGATAGTTCGGCGTCGTGCTTCAGCGTCAATCTGCTCCCGCTCTCTGTGTAGTTCGTCCAGTTGCTCTCTCAGGCAGCCAGGGCATTCCGTATGGTTTGGAGGAATCTTGATCATCCCGGTAATCGTCCTAACTCGCTGCTCGTACTCACCGTGCGACTCACAGTGAGCAGCTACGATTTCAACTGTGCTGTGCGGGATATCCGCAGGCGGCTTGCTCAGTTCGGAGAGTTTTCTCTCCACGTTGGAAATTTTCTCGTTGATGTCCATGGTCACTCCGTCGCCCAGGATGGCATTTCAGTCTGGCCGTAGTCTTTAGTGGCAAAGCTCTCGTTAACGGCCCGCTTTGCAGGGGCTCGGTATGCGTTTTTATTCTGGTAGTTCAGCTTGGCGCTGGCAGTGTTGAACCAGCTTTTAGGTTTCTCGCGGGTGAACTCCATGTCCAGTCGGGTAAGCTCAGCAACGAGATCGATATTTGAAAACAGAGCTTTCCAGGAGTCGAAGTCCTTTTGGTTTAGTCTCACCACATTCCCTTCGAATGCATATCGGCTAGCCATCTGATGAATTGTTGCCCCTGACTCATCGGAACAAGTCGCGTCAGCGGCTTGGGTGTTAACAGAGGGAATCAGGTTAAGGGAATCAGGAATCAGGTTAAGGGAATCAGCAGGATTTAAATTGTTCTCTACTGGTTCTTGCACTGTACTTGCATGGTGCTTTTCTGGTGTCTCATTGTTTTCAATGACTTGAGGTGATTTTGCATCCTTCTTATCTTCCTCTTTATCGTCCTTGCACTGTTCTTGTCCGGTGCTGTCATTGTTCTCTACTGGTTCTGGTATCTCACTTGCAGCTTCTTTGCAGTGAGGATTCTGGTGCTTCTTCCAGTTTGAGATTTGGATAAATCCATCTCCATTAACCTGGTAACGGTTGATGAATTTACGCTGATATAACTGCTGAAGGAGTTCATCGCAGTCAACGTTGTCGAACGGTAGGACAAGCGCTTTAACCTTTTTTGGGCGATCATCCAATCGCCCTTCTTTGTCAGCAATAGTCCACAACCCGGCAAAAAGAAGGCGGGCATATGGAGAACACTCGGCTAATTCATCATTAGTGAAAAAGCCAGGTTTTATGTTTCTTGAGCGAGCCATTAAAATCCTCCCGGCAGTCTTGGGCCATAAATGCCCGTTTGCATTGCTTTTTCGTGAAGCTCTTCAAGGTAGGCAAGGTTGCTCTGGTGAGATTCGGTCAGGATTCCTCTTGGGCCGCCGTCTTCGATAATTATCGAAATGCCATCCCTGGAGATTTCATCAAGACGCTCACATCCGAGCTCAAAAATGAGCCTTAGTGCGTTTGTCTTGCACCCAACAGATGTTACGCAGAGCTCCTCAAACCATTCGTGAAGGTTCATTTGTATTGGTTTTGCTGCGCAGATAATGGAGTAGTTATCTGCAACTTCTTCCAGTGTTGACTTGGATTCGCAAAGACAAAATGAGCGACATATCTCATCGACAACATCCAATGAGCAGCGAAAAAACTCTCTCCCGCTATTAATCCGGTAATCGTTCAGCGCTGCATGTATGCGGGCCTCGTCGCCGCGAGGGTCATCAGAAAAGTAAGATGCCTCTACGAGAAATTTATCCGGAACGCCGGTTGCAGAAGATATCTCTTTGGCTCTCATTTCTGGCGAGGTGGTTGTCATGCCAACTTTCAACAGCCCAGGCATGCATGGGTTGGACAATATGTACACCCAACCTTTTGTATTGATGCTTTCTTTAACTGGCCCGCTAATATCTATTGGCATGGAGTATTTTGATTCCAGCCTTCTTACTTCTTCCTTTATAAATTCATACCCGCAT
This window encodes:
- a CDS encoding helix-turn-helix domain-containing protein; protein product: MNNYETIIKFITENPGSGLAELQRHTRISRSSLTSSLSRLAERGYLWRTRTGGRFIYFESRAVAIQHGATTGTVLNKPMKFGCTNELTALFNRCLAAARSAV
- a CDS encoding antiterminator Q family protein, whose amino-acid sequence is MSVGELELTKEQHDWINGWLELWGAWVYSGRLEKRRGSMISRFMESVEPSRIMTRPMCNDDDGMLISQVVDSVMCIDKKALGILLSYYSCGASKRAIASYYHKTAKPRKIDRGRRGEGWRKPSEETCRKEVAQILNASLYLLHYPLQSAFKNRKRVEKIKHVA
- a CDS encoding KilA-N domain-containing protein, translated to MQYPTVIVNGVSVRVDEEGRYNLNDLHAAAVLKGEATEAQRPSKFMRSSQIGRFAESLTKAQKRASVKIIKGGIESGIWGLELIAIRYAAWLNPAFEIRVYETFREAVLNGISSMTMLNRLDLLITNEKQEVSECARKMNRWGVGGRKNMLETTRQNLIDQMDPDMVAIMQGAA
- a CDS encoding ATP-binding protein, which encodes MDINEKISNVERKLSELSKPPADIPHSTVEIVAAHCESHGEYEQRVRTITGMIKIPPNHTECPGCLREQLDELHREREQIDAEARRRTIERLKLDFRVPERFADCTLDNYVPGCDDAKKALRVCQAYASKWPDRLKRGGGLVMCGKPGTGKNHLALAIAQHVIEKHQSTAVFTTALKIAREYKATWSKSATRSEDDVIRQFTRPDLLIIDEVGVQFGSEAEKLIMFEIINTRYERMRPTILISNQSKEELSAFIGERVIDRMNDGGGCTLAFTWDSYRGNRA
- a CDS encoding lysis protein; amino-acid sequence: MISKTKVAFWALLSAIVITAFALASHYHGKYTEERSRANAAESLAKTRQAQINGLVAAQKGVAEIDERYTKQLKAKDDEIASLRDRVDSGAVRLRVKASCPDRLPGTTSSPGMANAGAAELSPDARQDYYTLRRQLETATAQIGGLQDYIRTQCLK
- a CDS encoding protein ninH, whose product is MRHFITIPELLESSRGSVKAVAERLGCDRHTVSKYARDREAQSHAVVNGRLMAVFGKRGKHRHESEAV
- a CDS encoding DUF1364 domain-containing protein yields the protein MANLRKAARGRECQIRIPGVCNGNPETSVLTHYRMSGTCGVGCKPDDTQGAIGCNCCHDAVDGRIKTPFTHDELRLMHAEGVLRTQAIWIKEGLIKT
- a CDS encoding lysozyme, with product MAFSPSLKRKLISAAGAGAIGIATLFLGGKDGVEGRKYEAYKDVAGVWTVCDGHTGKDIVIGKAYTDTECDRLLWKDLQPVKRSVDAQVKVPLNEYQRAALYSFAYNVGTGAFSKSTMLKKLNAGDQVGACEEMRRWVYAGGVKWKGLQNRREMERSMCLAAGADDI
- a CDS encoding RusA family crossover junction endodeoxyribonuclease: MNEYQFVLPYPPSVNNYWRRKGPQYFISKKGQEYRKIVQQIIFDQDLDIYTNSRLRIKIIANAPDNRRRDIDNILKSLLDSLVHAGFAEDDEQFDDIRVIRGEKVPGGRVGIKITELEAA
- a CDS encoding NinE family protein, which gives rise to MVFLDGDRTDHSRELRVSRTATEAKRMKRRRSPAQIAIDNTIFRPTKLSRNKPKPIPTASEVQTFDYVYGLLRAKWDRMRTRRQRC
- a CDS encoding GIY-YIG nuclease family protein, which gives rise to MQDRGFRPDIDGVLKQLTEVIMPLNDDLVKECGYEFIKEEVRRLESKYSMPIDISGPVKESINTKGWVYILSNPCMPGLLKVGMTTTSPEMRAKEISSATGVPDKFLVEASYFSDDPRGDEARIHAALNDYRINSGREFFRCSLDVVDEICRSFCLCESKSTLEEVADNYSIICAAKPIQMNLHEWFEELCVTSVGCKTNALRLIFELGCERLDEISRDGISIIIEDGGPRGILTESHQSNLAYLEELHEKAMQTGIYGPRLPGGF
- a CDS encoding DUF7301 family protein; its protein translation is MSTHRELFKSDVAESRARFKKYYRSSSLPMREKFKHRPKEPHYPRDRVLQKIINRDMQYRMNQIIDTVNGGESGKDAVQHRHHESVSAGGQGYQEQVEQTLTAVGIKVEAK
- a CDS encoding phage holin; the protein is MKHMSKLASGAAYGASAGTVANGLLTRLSPDEWSAIGVIAGIFVALLTFAINWYYKRKSTLAKIQAYQRWLNMNNIEDED